A single Elephas maximus indicus isolate mEleMax1 chromosome 2, mEleMax1 primary haplotype, whole genome shotgun sequence DNA region contains:
- the LOC126067340 gene encoding immunity-related GTPase family M protein-like yields MGLMRGRAANLLGQNPGQVTPLLTDIEEYPFSASSPSVVPYHMGQSILPEAGPKSMQKTLPCGNLLEVVSVVKDTLKTAFRTPVKMAVTGDSGNGMSSFINALQDIGHKEEASAPTGVVRTTQTRASYLSSSFLNVELWDLPSMGTCPQSVENYVVEMEFSEYDLFIIASKQFSMNHMMLAKTIEGMGKKFYVVWTKLDRDLSTSVLREEQLLKNIQENILENLCKEQVCEPPIFLVSNSDPFLHDFPKLRNTLQMDLIHIRCHGPLQKLSHNFEAIINDKVTSLLERIYAEPFQKTLDNQDPDDSEKCLKTYESLFGVDDESLQLVAQRMRTATTEYKNIMKSQDLQTLGTWDKAISWISCNTAYYLSSIF; encoded by the exons ATGGGCCTGATGCGTGGCAGAGCAGCTAATCTTCTGGGGCAGAACCCTGGGCAG GTCACTCCACTGCTCACTGACATCGAAGAGTACCCATTCTCTGCATCCTCCCCCTCTGTGGTGCCTTATCACATGGGTCAGAGCATTTTACCTGAGGCAGGACCCAAGAGCATGCAGAAGACCTTACCATGTGGGAACCTGCTGGAGGTGGTCTCTGTGGTCAAAGATACTCTGAAGACAGCATTCAGGACCCCAGTGAAAATGGCAGTGACAGGGGACTCTGGCAATGGCATGTCTTCCTTTATCAATGCTCTGCAGGACATCGGGCACAAAGAGGAGGCCTCAGCTCCTACTGGGGTGGTGAGAACCACCCAAACACGTGCCTCCTACTTGTCCTCCAGTTTTCTGAACGTGGAGCTCTGGGATCTGCCCAGCATGGGGACTTGTCCACAGAGTGTGGAGAACTATGTGGTGGAAATGGAGTTTAGCGAGTATGACCTCTTCATCATTGCATCCAAACAGTTCAGCATGAATCATATGATGCTTGCCAAAACCATTGAGGGGATGGGAAAAAAGTTTTACGTTGTCTGGACCAAACTGGACAGGGACCTCAGCACAAGTGTGCTCAGGGAGGAGCAGCTCTTAAAGAATATCCAAGAGAATATTCTGGAAAATCTCTGTAAGGAGCAGGTGTGTGAGCCCCCCATATTCCTGGTCTCTAACTCTGACCCTTTTTTGCATGACTTCCCAAAACTCAGGAACACATTGCAAATGGACCTAATCCATATCAGATGCCATGGTCCCCTTCAGAAGCTGTCCCATAACTTTGAGGCGATCATTAATGACAAAGTAACCTCCCTGCTGGAGAGAATATATGCAGAGCCTTTCCAGAAGACCCTAGACAATCAGGATCCGGATGATTCAGAGAAGTGTCTGAAAACCTATGAATCACTCTTTGGTGTGGATGATGAATCTCTCCAGCTTGTGGCACAGAGAATGAGGACAGCAACCACTGAGTACAAGAACATCATGAAGTCCCAGGATCTGCAGACTCTCGGCACATGGGACAAGGCAATTTCTTGGATAAGTTGTAACACGGCCTATTACTTATCAAGTATTTTTTAG
- the LOC126070347 gene encoding LOW QUALITY PROTEIN: immunity-related GTPase family M protein-like (The sequence of the model RefSeq protein was modified relative to this genomic sequence to represent the inferred CDS: inserted 2 bases in 2 codons), translating into MVPGSFRELVIPLLTDMEEYSVSAHDPLSASFPSMVPYCTGWSISPEAGAMGIEKALADGNLLEVVSVVKNTLKTASRTPVKIAVTGDSGNGMSSFINALRGIGHEEEASAPTGVVRTTQTPASYLSSNFPNVELWDLPGXGQIPQSLESYVLEMGFSKYDLFIIIASEQFNMNHVMLAKTIERMKKKFYVVWTKLDRDLSASVLREEQLLKNIQENILENLCKEXVCEPPIFLVSSLDPVLHDFPKLRNTLQMDLIHIRCHGPLQMLSHTCEKIINDKVISLQKTIVAHSFQDILGIWDPDDLTECLKTYRLIFGVDDESLQKVTHRMGTAVVDYVALVKSQDLQTLSRTDCKLRCKTCRVFKAFLSLLSYIPLLANAVIHYFRWMKHKHILEIVAKDTKTILRKVLKDSMFPG; encoded by the exons gTCATTCCACTGCTTACTGACATGGAGGAGTACTCAGTGTCCGCTCATGACCCACTCTCTGCATCTTTCCCCTCCATGGTGCCTTACTGCACGGGTTGGAGCATTTCACCTGAAGCTGGGGCCATGGGTATAGAGAAGGCCTTAGCAGATGGGAACCTGCTGGAGGTGGTCTCTGTGGTCAAAAATACTCTGAAGACAGCATCCAGGACCCCAGTGAAAATTGCAGTGACAGGGGACTCTGGCAATGGCATGTCTTCCTTTATCAATGCTCTGAGGGGCATCGGGCATGAAGAGGAGGCCTCAGCACCTACTGGGGTGGTGAGAACCACCCAAACACCTGCCTCCTACTTGTCCTCCAATTTTCCAAACGTGGAACTCTGGGATCTGCCTG ATGGACAGATCCCACAGAGCCTGGAGAGCTATGTGTTGGAAATGGGGTTTAGCAAGTACGACCTCTTCATCATCATTGCATCCGAACAGTTCAACATGAATCATGTGATGCTTGCCAAAACCATTGAGAGGATGAAAAAAAAGTTCTATGTTGTGTGGACCAAGCTGGACAGGGACCTCAGTGCAAGTGTGCTCAGGGAGGAGCAGCTCTTGAAGAATATCCAAGAGAATATCCTGGAAAATCTCTGTAAGG TGGTGTGTGAGCCCCCCATATTCCTGGTCTCCAGCCTTGACCCTGTTTTGCATGACTTCCCAAAGCTCAGGAACACATTGCAAATGGACCTTATTCATATCAGATGCCATGGTCCCCTTCAGATGCTGTCCCACACTTGTGAGAAGATCATTAATGACAAAGTGATCTCCCTGCAGAAGACAATAGTAGCACATTCTTTCCAGGACATCCTTGGCATCTGGGATCCAGATGATTTGACAGAGTGTCTAAAAACCTACCGATTGATCTTTGGTGTGGATGATGAATCTCTCCAGAAGGTGACACATAGAATGGGGACAGCAGTCGTGGACTACGTGGCCCTCGTGAAGTCCCAGGATCTGCAGACTCTCAGCAGAACTGACTGCAAACTGAGATGCAAGACTTGTAGAGTCTTTAAAGCATTCCTCAGCCTTCTTAGCTACATCCCACTCTTAGCTAACGCTGTCATCCACTATTTCAGATGGATGAAACACAAACACATCCTTGAGATAGTTGCCAAGGACACCAAGACCATTCTGAGAAAAGTCCTGAAAGACTCTATGTTCCCAGGCTGA